AAAATTTTAAATAAATATTTGTTTAGATAAAAATGACTTTATAACTTTGTTGCAAATGAAAACGATACAATTAAATAACTGGTGGTGGAAATCTCTTAACTTACGTTAGTGAGACCATCTTGTTATATATAAATATTAACGAAAAAGGCTTATCTCATGATAAGCCTTTTTTTATTGACCAAATTAAAATGAAGCCATTACAATTTAAAACAATTTGTAAACAAAAAATAGCAGATACGGTTACTCCGGTTGGTTTGTATTTGCGTTTGAGAGACAAATATCCGAGTACATTACTTCTTGAAAGTTCAGATTACCATAGTAAGGAAGAAAGTTTCTCTTTTATATGTGTTGAACCTATAGTTTCTTTCAAAGCTGATAAAAATGATTTTACGATTTCTTTGAAAAATAAAGAGATTGAAAAGCAACCAATTGATAGAAACTTCAATGAGTTATTTAAAGATTTTACGAGTCGAATCGATTTGGATTGCGACGAGAAACTAAAATCTTTTAATGGATTATATGGTTACACAACATACGATAGCGTTCAGTATTTCGAAACTATTAAATTAACTAATCCAGATGCTCCTTCTGCAATACCAATGATGCAGTATAGCTTTTACAGATTCATTATTGCAATTAATCATTTTAATGACGAAATGCAGTTGATAGAAAATCTAGAAGTAGGAGAAGAGTCAAGATTAGAAGAGATTGAAACGATAATTGAAGCACAAGCATTCAATACGCAAAAATTTGAAATTCAAGGAGAAGAAACATCTAATGTTACGAGCGAAGATTTTATTGAAAATGTAAAACGAGCAAAAGCACATTGTAAAAGAGGAGATGTTTTTCAATTGGTATTATCGCGCCAATTTCAACAAAAATATAAAGGAGATGAATTTAACGTGTATAGAGCATTACGTTCTATAAACCCATCACCATATTTATTTTATTTCGATTATGGAAGTTTCAAATTAATGGGATCTTCTCCAGAAGCTCAAATTAAAATCAACAACGGAAAAGCTATTATCAATCCAATTGCAGGAACTTTCAGAAGAACCGGAGATATGGCTGAAGATATTAAGTTAGGGAAGAAACTATCAGAAGATAAAAAAGAAACGGCAGAGCATGTAATGTTAGTTGATTTAGCTAGAAACGACTTAAGCAAACATGCTGAAAATGTAACTGTTGAAGTATTTAAGGAAGTACAATATTTTAGTCATGTAATTCACTTAGTTTCTACAGTTCAAGGACAATTAATGGGAGATCCAATAAAGATTGTTGGAGATACATTTCCTGCTGGAACATTAAGCGGAGCACCAAAATATAAAGCAATGCAGTTAATTGATAAGTATGAGAATCAATCTCGTGGATTTTACGGAGGTGCTGTTGGGATTATGGGATTGAACGGAGATGTTAACTTGGCAATTGGAATTCGATCTTTTGTAAGTAAAAACAATGTTCTTTACTATCAAGCAGGAGCAGGAATTGTAATTCATTCAGATGAAGAAAAAGAGTTACAAGAAGTAAATAATAAACTAGCAGCATTAAAGAAGGCGTTAACCTTAGCTGAAAAAATTTAAAACAGTCTTGAGAAGTTAGTATTCAGTAATTAGAAGAAATGATTCAAACTTAATACTAATAGCTCAGTACTCAATACTAGAAAAAAACATGAAAATATTAATCTTAGATAATTACGATTCGTTTACCTATAATTTGGTTCACATGGTGGAAAAAATTACGGACAAATATCCTGATGTATATAGAAATGACGAAATCTCGGTTGAAGAAGTTGGAGATTATGATTTAATTATGTTATCTCCAGGTCCAGGAATTCCTGATGAAGCTGGAATCTTAAAAGAGGTCATTAAAACCTATGCAGGAAAGAAACCAATTTTTGGTGTGTGCTTAGGATTACAAGCAATCACAGAAGTATTCGGTGGAACCATAATTAATATGAACGAAGTTTTTCATGGTGTGGCCACAGATATGAAGGTTACAAAACCTGAAGCTGTAATTTTCAAGGATGTTCCTGAAGTTTTTCCAGCTGCACGTTATCATTCTTGGATTGCTTCTAATGAAAATCTACCTGCAGATTTGGAGGTTACGGCTATTGATGAAGATGGAGGAATTATGGCAATCCGTCATACAAAACATCAAATCAGCGCTGTGCAATTTCATCCAGAAAGTATTCTAACAGAAGTGGGTGAGCAATTAGTTCGCAATTTTATTAATTCAGTTTCTAAAAATTAAAATCAAATGAAAGCGATTTTAAACGATTTGTATCAGCACAAACGATTAACAAAAATTGAAGCAAAACAGATTTTAATTGATATTGCTAAAGAACAATATAATGATGCGCATTTAGCTTCTTTCTTAACTGTGTTTATGATGCGTCCAATAACTGCTGAAGAATTAGCAGGATTTAGAGAAGCATTATTAGAATTGGCAATTAAAGTTGATTTATCTGAGTTCAATACCATTGATATAGTTGGAACAGGAGGAGATGGAAAAGACACGTTTAATATCTCAACTCTAACTTCATTTGTAGTTGCAGGAACTGGACAAAAAGTGGCTAAACATGGAAATTATTCTGTTTCATCAAAGTCGGGTTCTTCTGATATGTTAGAGAGTTTTGGATATGAATTTACAAATGATGAGTCGGTACTAAAGGCTCAATTAGAAAAAGCAAATATTTGTTTTTTACATGCTCCGAAATTTCATCCAGCAATGAAGGCAGTCGGTCCAATTCGTAAGGCTTTAAAATTAAAGACATTTTTCAATATGTTGGGGCCTTTGGTAAATCCAAGTTTTGCTCAAAATCAATTGTTGGGTACATTTAATTTAGAAGTAGCTAGATTATACAATTATATCTTACAAGAAGAAGGAACCAACTATGGAATAGTTCATGCTTTAGATGGAT
This genomic window from Tenacibaculum sp. 190524A05c contains:
- a CDS encoding anthranilate synthase component I family protein, translating into MKPLQFKTICKQKIADTVTPVGLYLRLRDKYPSTLLLESSDYHSKEESFSFICVEPIVSFKADKNDFTISLKNKEIEKQPIDRNFNELFKDFTSRIDLDCDEKLKSFNGLYGYTTYDSVQYFETIKLTNPDAPSAIPMMQYSFYRFIIAINHFNDEMQLIENLEVGEESRLEEIETIIEAQAFNTQKFEIQGEETSNVTSEDFIENVKRAKAHCKRGDVFQLVLSRQFQQKYKGDEFNVYRALRSINPSPYLFYFDYGSFKLMGSSPEAQIKINNGKAIINPIAGTFRRTGDMAEDIKLGKKLSEDKKETAEHVMLVDLARNDLSKHAENVTVEVFKEVQYFSHVIHLVSTVQGQLMGDPIKIVGDTFPAGTLSGAPKYKAMQLIDKYENQSRGFYGGAVGIMGLNGDVNLAIGIRSFVSKNNVLYYQAGAGIVIHSDEEKELQEVNNKLAALKKALTLAEKI
- a CDS encoding aminodeoxychorismate/anthranilate synthase component II — translated: MKILILDNYDSFTYNLVHMVEKITDKYPDVYRNDEISVEEVGDYDLIMLSPGPGIPDEAGILKEVIKTYAGKKPIFGVCLGLQAITEVFGGTIINMNEVFHGVATDMKVTKPEAVIFKDVPEVFPAARYHSWIASNENLPADLEVTAIDEDGGIMAIRHTKHQISAVQFHPESILTEVGEQLVRNFINSVSKN
- the trpD gene encoding anthranilate phosphoribosyltransferase translates to MKAILNDLYQHKRLTKIEAKQILIDIAKEQYNDAHLASFLTVFMMRPITAEELAGFREALLELAIKVDLSEFNTIDIVGTGGDGKDTFNISTLTSFVVAGTGQKVAKHGNYSVSSKSGSSDMLESFGYEFTNDESVLKAQLEKANICFLHAPKFHPAMKAVGPIRKALKLKTFFNMLGPLVNPSFAQNQLLGTFNLEVARLYNYILQEEGTNYGIVHALDGYDEISLTGGFKLFTKQGEQLITPEDLGIQRVEQSDIYGGNSVEEAAKIFKTILNGEGTEAQNSVVLTNAAFALTIIDSNKDFSAAFEEAKSSLFGGKAKECLQKLVS